The following are encoded together in the Parabacteroides chongii genome:
- a CDS encoding class I SAM-dependent methyltransferase, protein MQTSLLTPDKDPMGAAIADYYANGKATKLRVFSSMFDEDEIPVKQLFRCFEEMPATEQEALRLSSGKILDVGAGSGCHSLALQEMGKEVKAIDISPLSVDIMQKRGVKDASLQNFFSEQFTGSFDTILLLMNGSGIVGKISNLPAFFHTLKRLLAPGGCLLMDSSDLRYLFEDEDGNLEIDMEDDYYGEVDFRMQYKNIKGDRFDWLYIDFQTLSLHAANNGFKAEKIQEGEHYDYLAKISSI, encoded by the coding sequence ATGCAAACATCACTACTCACACCCGATAAAGACCCGATGGGCGCGGCAATCGCCGATTATTATGCAAATGGGAAAGCGACTAAACTTCGTGTATTCTCTTCTATGTTTGACGAAGATGAAATACCGGTCAAGCAGCTGTTTCGTTGCTTTGAAGAAATGCCGGCGACGGAACAGGAAGCCCTTCGTCTGAGTAGCGGAAAGATACTCGACGTCGGTGCCGGCAGCGGATGCCACTCACTTGCCTTGCAGGAAATGGGGAAAGAGGTGAAGGCCATCGACATCTCTCCACTCTCGGTCGACATCATGCAGAAGAGAGGAGTGAAAGATGCCAGCTTGCAGAACTTCTTCAGCGAGCAGTTCACAGGTTCGTTCGACACGATCCTATTATTGATGAACGGTTCGGGAATTGTAGGTAAGATCAGTAATCTTCCGGCTTTCTTTCATACACTGAAACGCCTGCTGGCACCGGGAGGCTGCCTGTTAATGGATTCTTCCGACCTGCGTTACCTGTTTGAAGACGAAGATGGCAATCTCGAAATAGATATGGAAGACGATTATTACGGCGAAGTAGATTTTCGCATGCAATATAAGAACATCAAAGGCGATCGGTTCGATTGGTTATACATAGATTTTCAAACGCTCAGCCTGCATGCCGCCAACAATGGGTTTAAAGCTGAAAAGATACAGGAAGGGGAACACTATGATTATCTGGCTAAAATTAGCAGCATATAA
- a CDS encoding glucosaminidase domain-containing protein yields the protein MKLTIRIFCLLFFIATFAEAATHRKIPSYEKYIKTYSALAVEQQRQYRIPASITLAQGLLESGAGQSDLARRSNNHFGIKCHSDWRGGRVYHDDDLRGECFRKYKRVEDSYEDHSKFLKRSRYESLFRLKITDYKGWARGLQKCGYATDRAYANKLIKVIEDYELYRYDSGKIQKPTHQEKKKQKYPSVSYTIYKTFGLLYVYAKENDSFDQIARNLDFSVRELKKFNEVPEDFPLQKGDIVYLEKKKKKADKPHYDHVVQIGESMHSIAQKYGIQIKSLYKMNKKDKDYVPEEGDVLKLR from the coding sequence ATGAAACTAACGATACGTATTTTTTGCCTTTTATTTTTCATTGCGACATTTGCGGAAGCAGCAACCCATAGGAAAATACCTTCCTACGAAAAATATATAAAGACATACAGCGCCCTGGCTGTGGAACAACAAAGACAATACCGGATCCCTGCCAGTATTACGCTTGCACAGGGATTGCTTGAATCCGGTGCCGGTCAAAGCGACCTGGCACGCCGTTCGAACAACCACTTCGGCATCAAATGTCACTCGGACTGGCGTGGCGGACGTGTATATCATGACGATGACCTGCGCGGAGAATGTTTCCGGAAGTACAAACGGGTGGAAGATTCGTATGAAGATCATTCCAAATTTCTGAAACGCTCGCGTTATGAATCATTGTTCCGTTTGAAGATCACCGATTACAAAGGCTGGGCGAGAGGTCTTCAGAAGTGTGGTTACGCCACCGACCGTGCTTATGCGAACAAATTAATCAAAGTTATTGAAGATTACGAGCTCTATCGTTACGATTCAGGAAAAATACAGAAACCGACACATCAGGAAAAGAAAAAACAAAAATATCCGTCAGTCAGCTACACAATCTACAAAACATTCGGATTGCTGTATGTCTATGCCAAAGAGAATGACAGCTTCGACCAAATAGCACGCAACCTGGACTTCAGCGTCAGAGAACTGAAAAAGTTCAATGAAGTGCCGGAAGACTTCCCGTTGCAGAAAGGTGATATCGTCTATTTGGAAAAGAAGAAGAAAAAGGCAGACAAACCTCATTACGACCATGTTGTACAAATCGGAGAATCCATGCACAGCATCGCACAGAAATACGGAATACAGATCAAGAGCCTGTATAAGATGAATAAAAAAGACAAAGATTACGTTCCTGAAGAAGGAGATGTGCTTAAACTTAGATAA
- a CDS encoding AIR synthase related protein, with amino-acid sequence MSDQRYNLRGVSASKEDVHNAIKNIDKGIFPKAFCKIIPDILGGDPEYCNIMHADGAGTKSSLAYMYWKETGDLSVWKGIAQDALIMNIDDLLCVGAVDNILVSSTIGRNKLLIPGEVISAIINGTDELLAELREMGVGCYATGGETADVGDLVRTIIVDSTVTCRMKRANVVDNSNIQGGDVIVGMASYGQATYEKEYNGGTGSNGLTSARHDVFAKYLATKYPESYDAAVPGELVYSGGLKLTDQIEELGIDAGKLVLSPTRTYAPVIKVLLDKLRPQIHGMVHCSGGAQTKVMHFVENKRVTKNNLFPVPPLFRIIQEQSGTDWSEMYKVFNMGHRMEVYLSPEHAEEVISIAKSFNIDAQVVGFVEEADKNELIIESEKGRFVY; translated from the coding sequence ATGAGTGACCAACGTTACAACCTTCGCGGTGTATCCGCTTCAAAAGAAGATGTTCACAATGCAATAAAGAACATCGACAAGGGTATATTCCCTAAAGCATTTTGTAAGATCATCCCCGATATATTAGGCGGTGATCCTGAATATTGCAACATTATGCATGCTGACGGAGCCGGAACGAAATCATCCCTGGCTTACATGTACTGGAAAGAAACCGGTGACCTGTCTGTATGGAAAGGTATTGCCCAGGATGCACTGATCATGAACATCGACGACTTGCTGTGTGTAGGCGCAGTAGACAATATACTTGTTTCTTCCACCATCGGACGTAATAAACTGTTGATCCCGGGAGAAGTAATCTCCGCCATCATCAACGGAACGGACGAACTGCTGGCCGAACTGCGCGAAATGGGCGTAGGCTGCTATGCAACCGGAGGCGAGACTGCCGATGTGGGCGATCTGGTTCGCACCATCATTGTAGACAGCACCGTAACCTGCCGCATGAAACGTGCGAATGTGGTTGACAACAGTAATATACAAGGTGGAGACGTAATTGTCGGCATGGCTTCTTACGGACAAGCCACCTACGAAAAAGAATATAACGGCGGAACCGGCAGCAACGGTCTGACCTCTGCACGCCACGACGTATTTGCCAAATATCTGGCAACAAAATATCCGGAAAGTTATGATGCAGCCGTTCCCGGCGAACTGGTTTATTCGGGCGGACTGAAACTGACCGACCAGATCGAAGAACTGGGTATCGATGCCGGTAAACTGGTGCTCTCTCCTACCCGCACATACGCTCCTGTGATCAAAGTGTTGCTGGACAAACTGCGTCCGCAGATCCACGGTATGGTACACTGCTCCGGCGGAGCACAAACCAAAGTGATGCACTTTGTAGAAAACAAACGTGTGACAAAGAACAACCTGTTCCCTGTCCCTCCTCTTTTCCGTATCATTCAGGAACAGAGCGGAACGGATTGGAGCGAAATGTATAAAGTGTTCAACATGGGTCACCGTATGGAAGTTTACCTGTCACCTGAACATGCTGAAGAAGTGATCAGCATTGCCAAGAGCTTCAACATCGATGCACAGGTAGTTGGCTTCGTGGAAGAAGCAGATAAAAACGAATTGATCATTGAAAGCGAAAAAGGTCGCTTCGTATATTAA
- the prfA gene encoding peptide chain release factor 1 — translation MADNSLLGRLDGLVSRFEEVGTLITDPAVIADMKRFVKLNKEYRDLEKIVATRSEYVNTLNGIKEARQLLETEQDPEMREIAREELDTCNARIPELEEEIKLLLVPSDPEDDKNAIVEIRGGTGGDEAALFAGDLYRMYMKYCETKGWKVALSSCSEGSSGGYKEIIFTVSGEKAYGTLKYESGVHRVQRVPSTETQGRVHTSAATVAVLPEADEFDVEINEGEIKWDTFRSGGAGGQNVNKVESGVRLRYVWKNPNTGVSEEILIECTETRDQPKNKERALTRLRSFIYDKEHQKYLDDIANKRKTMVSSGDRSAKIRTYNYPQGRITDHRINYTIYNLSAFMDGDIQSCIDQLTVAENAERLKEAEL, via the coding sequence ATGGCCGATAATAGTTTATTAGGAAGACTGGACGGATTAGTGAGCCGTTTTGAAGAAGTCGGGACTCTGATCACCGACCCGGCAGTGATTGCCGATATGAAACGGTTTGTAAAGCTCAATAAAGAGTACCGCGATCTGGAGAAGATCGTGGCTACCCGTAGCGAATATGTCAATACATTAAATGGAATAAAAGAAGCACGCCAATTACTGGAAACGGAGCAGGACCCCGAAATGAGGGAGATTGCCCGTGAAGAACTGGATACGTGCAATGCCCGTATTCCGGAGCTGGAAGAGGAGATCAAGTTACTGCTTGTCCCCAGCGATCCGGAAGACGACAAGAATGCCATCGTTGAAATACGCGGCGGAACAGGAGGCGATGAAGCTGCCCTGTTTGCCGGCGACTTGTATCGTATGTATATGAAGTACTGCGAAACCAAAGGATGGAAAGTCGCCCTGTCGAGTTGCAGCGAAGGTTCATCGGGCGGATATAAGGAAATAATCTTTACCGTCAGCGGTGAAAAAGCATACGGTACGCTTAAATATGAATCGGGTGTACACCGCGTTCAGCGCGTGCCCAGCACAGAGACACAGGGACGTGTACACACTTCAGCAGCCACCGTGGCCGTGCTCCCCGAAGCAGACGAGTTTGATGTTGAAATTAATGAAGGTGAAATTAAATGGGATACTTTCCGCTCGGGAGGTGCCGGCGGCCAGAATGTGAATAAGGTTGAATCAGGCGTGCGCTTGCGTTATGTCTGGAAAAACCCGAACACCGGCGTGAGCGAAGAGATCCTGATCGAATGTACGGAGACGCGTGACCAGCCGAAAAACAAGGAACGCGCGCTCACCCGCCTGCGTTCTTTTATCTATGACAAAGAACATCAGAAATACCTGGACGACATTGCCAACAAACGCAAGACAATGGTTTCGTCGGGCGATAGATCCGCGAAGATCCGGACATACAACTATCCGCAAGGACGTATCACCGATCATCGTATCAACTACACAATTTATAACTTATCTGCTTTCATGGATGGCGATATACAATCCTGCATCGACCAACTGACCGTTGCCGAAAATGCAGAACGTCTGAAAGAGGCCGAACTATAA
- the pyrF gene encoding orotidine-5'-phosphate decarboxylase encodes MNKQQLFENIKKKQSFLCVGLDTDIKKIPQHLLSEEDPIFTFNKAIIDATADYCVAYKPNLAFYESLGVKGMLAFEKTVTYLRENYPDQFIIADAKRGDIGNTSEMYARSFFDHIKVDAVTVAPYMGEDSVKPFLIYPEAWVILLALTSNKGSLDFQMTEDANGERLFEKVLKKSQDWATDEQMMYVVGATQGKMFLDIRKHAPNHFLLVPGVGAQGGSLQEVAQYGMNDQCGLLVNSSRAIIYVDKSEKFASFAREAAQAVQREMAGYLHDKGIIPCKA; translated from the coding sequence ATGAACAAGCAACAATTATTCGAGAACATCAAAAAGAAACAATCTTTCCTTTGCGTTGGATTGGATACCGATATAAAGAAAATCCCGCAGCATTTACTTTCTGAAGAAGATCCGATCTTCACTTTCAACAAAGCGATTATAGATGCTACAGCCGACTATTGCGTAGCTTACAAACCCAATCTGGCTTTCTACGAAAGTCTGGGTGTGAAAGGAATGCTTGCATTTGAAAAGACAGTCACTTACCTGCGTGAGAATTATCCGGACCAGTTCATTATTGCTGACGCGAAACGTGGCGACATCGGTAACACTTCCGAGATGTATGCCCGCTCTTTCTTCGATCATATCAAAGTTGATGCCGTAACAGTAGCACCTTATATGGGTGAAGATAGCGTGAAACCGTTCCTGATCTATCCGGAAGCATGGGTGATCCTGCTGGCTCTGACATCCAACAAGGGGTCACTGGATTTCCAAATGACAGAAGATGCCAACGGCGAACGTCTGTTTGAAAAAGTATTGAAGAAATCGCAGGATTGGGCTACCGACGAACAGATGATGTACGTTGTCGGCGCGACACAGGGAAAAATGTTCCTGGATATCCGCAAACATGCCCCCAACCATTTCCTTTTAGTACCGGGTGTCGGTGCACAGGGAGGCAGTCTGCAGGAAGTTGCCCAGTACGGAATGAACGATCAGTGCGGTTTGCTTGTTAATTCTTCACGTGCGATCATTTACGTAGATAAATCAGAAAAATTCGCATCATTTGCCCGTGAAGCAGCACAGGCTGTACAGCGTGAAATGGCAGGATATCTGCATGATAAGGGAATTATTCCCTGCAAAGCATAG